A portion of the Andreesenia angusta genome contains these proteins:
- a CDS encoding metallophosphoesterase, which produces MKTKRRKQLVAVGIVAVIATVFFTWQNNSIVISDYSYKSELVSESLKGFKVLQVSDLHNKEFGQKQSHIIEKIRAISPDIIVVTGDVIDRRRYDLETAVDFASQAVQIAPVYYVSGNHEAWSGSYSQIKKALKEKGVVVLDNESAVYKKGEQELTIVGVMDPAFDMESYLEEANVKDMGSYLSETLEEEKLEILLSHRPELMEFYSEQGVDLVFSGHAHGGQIRLPLVGGLIAPNQGLFPEYDVGTYSEGGTTMVVSRGLGNSAFPLRIFNRPELVVLTLE; this is translated from the coding sequence TTGAAAACTAAAAGGCGGAAGCAATTAGTCGCTGTTGGCATAGTAGCTGTAATTGCTACAGTTTTTTTCACATGGCAAAATAACAGCATAGTTATCTCGGATTACAGCTACAAGAGCGAGCTGGTCTCCGAATCACTTAAAGGGTTTAAGGTGCTTCAGGTATCTGACCTTCACAACAAGGAATTTGGACAGAAACAGTCCCATATAATTGAAAAAATAAGAGCTATTTCACCTGATATAATCGTAGTTACTGGGGATGTAATAGACAGAAGAAGGTATGACCTTGAAACAGCGGTGGATTTTGCTTCTCAGGCAGTCCAGATAGCCCCAGTCTACTATGTGTCCGGAAACCATGAAGCCTGGTCTGGTAGTTACAGCCAAATTAAAAAAGCTCTAAAAGAAAAAGGCGTTGTAGTTCTGGACAATGAATCGGCGGTCTATAAAAAGGGTGAACAAGAATTGACTATAGTTGGAGTTATGGATCCTGCGTTTGATATGGAGAGTTACTTGGAGGAAGCCAATGTAAAAGACATGGGATCATACTTGTCTGAAACGCTGGAAGAAGAAAAGCTTGAGATTTTGCTTTCACATAGACCTGAACTTATGGAGTTCTACAGTGAACAAGGAGTGGACTTGGTTTTTTCAGGCCACGCACATGGTGGACAGATACGGTTACCACTTGTAGGAGGGTTAATCGCACCTAACCAAGGTCTGTTTCCTGAGTACGACGTTGGAACGTATTCAGAGGGCGGTACAACCATGGTCGTAAGCAGAGGGCTTGGAAA
- a CDS encoding molybdenum cofactor biosynthesis protein MoaE — translation MTDKIVKKPSPSMDKWIREAKSDHRASEVGMYLFHNGTVRETPKAKVRNGVDDGSSVVGMEFSFDAEKVERAVEETKQRAGILYVRAWLNEGTLDVGDDIMYVLIGGDIRPNVVDGLQFLVEKLKTECVTEIEQKD, via the coding sequence CCTTCTATGGACAAGTGGATAAGAGAGGCGAAGTCTGACCATAGGGCTTCAGAGGTGGGAATGTACTTGTTCCACAATGGAACTGTCAGGGAGACTCCTAAGGCGAAAGTGAGAAACGGGGTAGACGACGGATCATCTGTAGTGGGAATGGAGTTCTCCTTCGACGCTGAGAAAGTCGAAAGAGCTGTAGAGGAGACAAAGCAGAGAGCTGGAATACTCTATGTGAGAGCCTGGCTCAACGAGGGGACTTTAGACGTGGGAGACGATATAATGTACGTTCTAATCGGAGGAGATATAAGGCCCAACGTAGTAGACGGGCTTCAGTTTCTAGTTGAAAAGCTTAAGACGGAATGCGTTACAGAGATAGAGCAGAAAGATTAG